Proteins encoded by one window of Luteimonas yindakuii:
- a CDS encoding sensor domain-containing diguanylate cyclase encodes MLAVLIATAAWLALTLARGPGELAAIWVGNGILTGWLLSRRTATWPGYVAIAFAAELPARLLAGDAPAYAAAIALCNLVEVLAVAAVVRSRVPDIRNPRHWMRLGGIAIAATLVACAVAGAMAASVAHGLHGQPWGRAFASWYAAHVVGMVVVATTTLVVQRERLRLFTAQGRGWSLAATMGLLVAVATGVFLTPYPLLFLAYPALLLVAARHQFVGVALGVIALGLIGAGATHLGYGPLWLHDLDDHGRIALLQVYLAGGCLMTIPLCLAMAERQRLAASLRESERRYRMLADHSHDAIARVRADGERLYVSPSSAEMFGWSPAELLGSRWDIVHPDDRAQQQQAMAEVLATGRARTDVFRVRHRDGHYVWIEAVSRRIPADDGGDSGDLMLAARDISRRVAVEQALEESRRELERLARADALTGLANRREFDARLAQALRRLQRHGTPVALLCMDIDHFKRINDGHGHACGDAVLQLFARRLCDAVRGTDLVARLGGDEFTILVEDAAPGSAEAVARKIVAASAQPVDVDATPLVVTTSIGIAYALEPVDAVTFMARADAALYAAKDAGRNGYRVHVQG; translated from the coding sequence GTGCTGGCCGTGCTGATCGCGACGGCGGCGTGGCTTGCGCTCACGCTGGCGCGCGGGCCGGGCGAGCTGGCGGCGATCTGGGTGGGCAACGGCATCCTCACCGGATGGCTGCTGAGCCGGCGCACCGCGACCTGGCCGGGCTACGTCGCCATCGCCTTCGCCGCCGAACTGCCGGCACGCCTGCTGGCGGGCGACGCGCCGGCGTACGCCGCCGCCATCGCGCTGTGCAACCTGGTCGAAGTGCTGGCCGTGGCGGCTGTGGTGCGCAGCCGGGTGCCCGACATCCGCAACCCGCGGCACTGGATGCGCCTGGGCGGGATCGCGATCGCCGCCACGCTGGTGGCCTGCGCGGTCGCCGGCGCGATGGCCGCCTCGGTCGCGCACGGCCTGCATGGCCAGCCGTGGGGGCGGGCGTTCGCCAGCTGGTACGCCGCGCATGTGGTGGGCATGGTGGTCGTGGCCACGACCACCCTGGTGGTGCAGCGCGAGAGGCTACGCCTGTTCACCGCACAGGGGCGCGGCTGGAGCCTGGCGGCGACGATGGGCCTGCTGGTGGCGGTCGCGACCGGCGTTTTCCTCACCCCGTATCCGCTGCTGTTCCTGGCCTACCCGGCGCTGCTGCTGGTGGCGGCGCGCCACCAGTTCGTGGGCGTGGCGCTGGGGGTGATCGCGCTGGGGCTGATCGGCGCCGGCGCCACCCATCTCGGGTATGGCCCGCTGTGGCTGCACGACCTCGACGACCACGGACGCATCGCGCTGTTGCAGGTGTATCTCGCCGGCGGTTGCCTGATGACGATTCCGCTGTGCCTGGCGATGGCCGAGCGGCAGCGGCTTGCCGCGAGCCTGCGCGAGAGCGAACGCCGCTACCGCATGCTGGCCGACCACTCGCATGACGCCATCGCCCGCGTACGCGCGGACGGCGAGCGCCTGTACGTCTCGCCGTCGTCGGCCGAGATGTTCGGCTGGTCGCCGGCGGAGCTGTTGGGTTCGCGCTGGGACATCGTGCATCCGGACGACCGCGCGCAGCAGCAGCAGGCCATGGCCGAGGTGCTGGCCACCGGCAGGGCGCGCACCGATGTGTTCCGGGTGCGCCATCGCGACGGCCATTACGTGTGGATCGAGGCGGTCTCGCGTCGCATTCCGGCGGACGACGGCGGTGACAGCGGCGACCTCATGCTCGCTGCCCGCGACATCTCCCGCCGCGTGGCGGTGGAGCAGGCGCTGGAGGAAAGCCGGCGCGAACTCGAGCGGCTGGCGCGCGCCGACGCGCTGACCGGCCTCGCCAACCGGCGCGAGTTCGACGCACGCCTTGCGCAGGCGCTCAGGCGCCTGCAGCGCCACGGCACGCCGGTGGCGCTGCTGTGCATGGACATCGACCATTTCAAGCGCATCAACGATGGCCATGGCCACGCCTGCGGCGATGCGGTACTGCAGCTGTTCGCCCGGCGCCTGTGCGACGCCGTGCGCGGGACCGACCTCGTGGCGCGCCTGGGCGGCGACGAATTCACCATCCTGGTCGAGGACGCCGCGCCGGGATCGGCGGAAGCGGTCGCGCGCAAGATCGTCGCCGCCAGTGCGCAGCCGGTCGACGTCGACGCCACGCCACTGGTCGTCACCACCAGCATCGGCATCGCCTATGCGCTCGAGCCCGTCGATGCGGTGACCTTCATGGCGCGGGCCGACGCGGCGCTGTACGCGGCCAAGGACGCGGGGCGCAACGGCTATCGGGTGCACGTGCAGGGCTGA
- a CDS encoding glycoside hydrolase family 3 N-terminal domain-containing protein, protein MTMDEKVGQLGCFADMHRPFAADVNPEVAQQSAQDVLAEVRAGRVGTLFNGVGAALGREAQRIAVEESRLGIPLLFAADVIHGMRTVFPIPLGEAASFEPDLAWRTARAAAIEATAAGLHWTFAPAVDIARDQRWGRGAEGAGEDVLLGCVFGAARVRGFQGDDLRAEDSLLATPKHFAAYGGAAAGLDYSQVDISEQTLRDVHLPPFRACIEAGALTLMSAFNDINGVPASANRWLMTDLLRSEWGFEGLVIGDYTADMELIAHGYAEDERDATRLSFTAGLDISMQSGFYRDHLPALVADGAVAQEQLDASVRRVLELKERLGLFDNPYRSLDPQREADSSHRDAHEALARDAARRSIVLLKNDGGVLPLRKAGQKIALIGPMAGDRDNLEGCWVLFGDRERYVDLVSGVRAALEDPDLLTVRAGSGLEEPLPGGIEAAVAAARDADVVVLALGEPQRYSGEAQSRVAITLPPAQQALADAVLATGTPIVVLLRHGRALALEGGVRDAQAVLACWFLGSQTGHASADVLFGDYNPSARLPVSFPHHSGQQPYFYAHPRSGRPELPGVTEFKNRWRDCGNDALYPFGHGLSYTTFEYGTPRLSTTRMAWDGRLTASVEVTNTGTVGGEEVVQLYIHDRVASRVRPVRELKAFRKVAIGPGETVEVSFELARAQLAFTGPDLRFEAEPGAFDLWLAPSSVAGEPLRFELLGPGVE, encoded by the coding sequence ATGACCATGGACGAGAAGGTCGGCCAGCTCGGTTGCTTCGCCGACATGCACCGGCCGTTCGCGGCCGACGTCAATCCCGAAGTCGCGCAGCAGAGTGCCCAGGACGTGCTGGCCGAGGTGCGCGCCGGGCGCGTGGGCACGCTGTTCAACGGCGTGGGCGCAGCACTGGGGCGCGAGGCGCAGCGCATCGCGGTGGAGGAGTCGCGGCTGGGCATCCCGCTGCTGTTCGCCGCCGACGTGATCCACGGCATGCGCACCGTGTTTCCGATTCCGCTCGGCGAGGCGGCGAGCTTCGAACCGGACCTTGCGTGGCGCACCGCGCGCGCCGCGGCGATCGAGGCCACCGCCGCCGGACTGCATTGGACCTTCGCCCCCGCGGTCGACATCGCCCGCGACCAGCGCTGGGGGCGTGGTGCCGAAGGCGCCGGCGAGGACGTGCTGCTGGGCTGCGTGTTCGGCGCCGCGCGCGTGCGCGGCTTCCAGGGCGACGACCTGCGTGCGGAGGATTCGCTGCTGGCCACGCCCAAGCATTTCGCCGCCTACGGTGGCGCCGCGGCGGGCCTGGATTACAGCCAGGTCGACATCTCCGAACAGACCCTGCGCGACGTGCACCTGCCGCCGTTCCGCGCCTGCATCGAGGCCGGCGCGCTCACCCTGATGAGCGCCTTCAACGACATCAACGGCGTCCCCGCCAGCGCCAACCGCTGGCTGATGACCGACCTGCTGCGCAGCGAGTGGGGCTTCGAGGGGCTGGTGATCGGCGACTACACCGCCGACATGGAACTGATCGCCCACGGCTATGCCGAAGACGAGCGCGATGCGACCCGGTTGTCGTTCACCGCGGGCCTCGACATCAGCATGCAGAGCGGCTTCTACCGCGATCACCTGCCCGCGCTGGTCGCGGACGGCGCGGTTGCGCAGGAACAGCTCGATGCCTCGGTGCGCCGGGTGCTGGAACTGAAAGAGCGGCTGGGCCTGTTCGACAATCCGTACCGCTCGCTCGACCCGCAGCGCGAGGCCGACAGCTCGCATCGCGACGCGCACGAGGCATTGGCCCGCGATGCCGCGCGGCGCTCGATCGTGCTGCTGAAGAACGACGGTGGCGTGCTGCCGTTGCGCAAGGCGGGGCAGAAGATCGCACTGATCGGCCCGATGGCCGGGGACCGCGACAACCTCGAAGGTTGCTGGGTGCTGTTCGGCGACCGCGAACGCTATGTGGATCTCGTGAGCGGGGTGCGTGCGGCGCTGGAGGATCCGGATCTGCTGACGGTCCGTGCCGGCAGCGGTCTGGAGGAACCGCTGCCCGGTGGCATCGAGGCCGCGGTTGCCGCTGCACGCGACGCCGACGTGGTGGTGCTGGCGCTTGGCGAGCCGCAGCGCTACAGCGGCGAGGCGCAGTCGCGGGTGGCGATCACCCTGCCGCCGGCGCAGCAGGCACTGGCCGATGCCGTGCTCGCGACCGGCACTCCCATCGTGGTGCTGCTGCGCCATGGACGCGCGCTGGCCCTGGAGGGCGGCGTGCGCGATGCGCAGGCGGTGCTCGCCTGCTGGTTCCTCGGCAGCCAGACCGGCCACGCCAGCGCCGACGTGCTGTTCGGCGACTACAACCCGTCGGCGCGGCTGCCGGTGAGCTTTCCGCACCACTCCGGGCAGCAGCCGTACTTCTATGCGCATCCGCGTTCCGGCCGGCCCGAGCTGCCTGGCGTCACCGAGTTCAAGAACCGCTGGCGCGACTGCGGCAACGACGCGTTGTATCCGTTCGGCCATGGGCTGTCGTACACCACGTTCGAGTACGGCACGCCGCGGCTGTCGACCACGCGGATGGCGTGGGATGGCAGGTTGACCGCGAGCGTCGAGGTGACCAACACCGGCACGGTGGGGGGCGAGGAGGTGGTGCAGCTGTACATCCATGACCGCGTCGCCAGCCGCGTGCGCCCGGTGCGCGAGCTGAAGGCGTTCCGCAAGGTCGCGATCGGCCCGGGCGAGACGGTGGAAGTCAGCTTCGAGCTCGCCCGCGCGCAACTGGCCTTCACCGGGCCGGACCTGCGCTTCGAAGCGGAGCCTGGCGCGTTCGACCTGTGGCTGGCGCCCTCGTCGGTCGCCGGCGAGCCGTTGCGCTTCGAGCTGCTGGGGCCGGGGGTGGAATAA
- a CDS encoding DEAD/DEAH box helicase, with product MATPAGTQALAAPGGGDLAQRLTRRYGDRITGHFVVPGQDGSFAPFPDDLPPALAAALRTRGVNQLYAHQARAWQAARDGKHLVVATPTASGKSLCYTLPVVAAALAEGRKALYLFPTKALAQDQVAELLELNRAGELGLRAATFDGDTPGDARQAIRLNGDIVVSNPDMLHQGILPHHTKWAQFFENLRYVVIDEVHTYRGVFGSHVANVIRRLKRVCAFYGVRPQFILCSATIGNAADHGRALIEDEVEAILESGAPRGDKHVLLWNPPVVNPDLGLRASARSQSNRIARLAIKAGLKTLVFCQTRLMVEVLTKYLKEVFDHDPRKPRRIRAYRGGYLPTERREVERAMRAGDIDGIVSTSALELGVDIGSLDVVVLNGYPGSVSATWQRFGRAGRRQQPSLGVLVASSQPMDQYIVRHPEFFAGANPEQARIEPDQPLILMDHIRCAAFELPFVDGDYFGPVEPAPWLEVLAESGVLHHEATRWEWIADSYPAQAVNLRSVADGNFVVVDRTDGRQTIIAEVDYSAAALTLYEGAIHMIQSEPFQVERLDWDGRKAYVRRTHVDYYTDAIDYTKLKVLDEAESATAGAGLARHGEVHVVRRVSGYKKIRFHTHENIGYGPVNLPDQELHTTAAWWQLPQAVLDAAFESRQHALDGFLGAAHALHLVAQLLVMAEAQDLQKAVGSGDGAWFASADGAGRGQWRNAEGQPGSPDDVRGFTPTLYLYDNYPGGVGLSLPLFERRAELHARAVELVRDCGCRGGCPACVGPVLEAQEGEGADSPKRTAQRVLALLGAVDA from the coding sequence ATCGCCACGCCTGCGGGCACGCAGGCCCTCGCCGCGCCCGGCGGCGGTGACCTTGCCCAGCGCCTGACCCGCCGCTACGGCGACCGCATCACCGGCCACTTCGTGGTGCCCGGCCAGGACGGCAGCTTCGCGCCGTTCCCGGACGACCTGCCGCCGGCGCTGGCCGCCGCCCTGCGCACGCGCGGGGTCAACCAGTTGTATGCCCACCAGGCGCGCGCCTGGCAGGCGGCGCGTGACGGAAAGCACCTGGTGGTGGCGACGCCAACCGCCTCCGGCAAGTCGCTGTGCTACACGCTGCCGGTGGTGGCCGCGGCACTCGCCGAAGGCAGGAAGGCGCTGTACCTGTTCCCGACCAAGGCGCTGGCGCAGGACCAGGTGGCCGAGCTGCTGGAACTGAACCGCGCCGGCGAGCTCGGCCTGCGCGCGGCCACCTTCGATGGCGACACCCCCGGCGATGCGCGCCAGGCGATCCGCTTGAATGGCGACATCGTGGTCAGCAACCCCGATATGCTCCACCAGGGCATCCTGCCGCACCACACCAAGTGGGCGCAGTTCTTCGAGAACCTGCGCTACGTGGTGATCGACGAGGTGCACACCTACCGCGGCGTGTTCGGTTCGCACGTGGCCAACGTGATCCGCCGGCTCAAGCGCGTGTGCGCGTTCTATGGCGTGCGCCCGCAGTTCATCCTGTGCTCGGCGACGATCGGCAACGCCGCCGACCACGGTCGCGCGCTGATCGAGGACGAGGTCGAGGCTATCCTCGAATCCGGCGCACCACGCGGCGACAAGCACGTGCTGCTGTGGAATCCGCCGGTGGTAAACCCGGACCTCGGCCTGCGCGCGTCGGCGCGCTCGCAGTCAAACCGCATCGCGCGCCTCGCCATCAAGGCGGGGCTGAAGACGCTGGTGTTCTGCCAGACCCGGCTGATGGTGGAGGTGCTGACCAAGTACCTGAAGGAGGTCTTCGACCACGATCCGCGCAAGCCGCGACGCATCCGTGCCTACCGCGGCGGCTATCTGCCCACCGAACGCCGCGAGGTCGAGCGTGCGATGCGTGCAGGCGACATCGACGGCATCGTCAGCACCTCGGCGCTGGAACTCGGCGTCGATATCGGCAGCCTCGACGTGGTGGTCCTCAACGGCTATCCCGGCAGCGTCTCGGCCACCTGGCAGCGCTTTGGTCGCGCCGGCCGCCGACAACAGCCGTCGCTGGGCGTGCTGGTGGCGAGCTCGCAGCCGATGGACCAGTACATCGTGCGGCATCCGGAGTTCTTCGCCGGCGCCAATCCCGAGCAGGCGCGCATCGAGCCCGACCAGCCGCTGATCCTGATGGACCACATCCGCTGCGCTGCCTTCGAGCTGCCGTTCGTCGATGGCGACTATTTCGGCCCGGTGGAACCGGCGCCATGGCTGGAAGTGCTGGCCGAATCCGGCGTGCTGCACCACGAGGCCACGCGCTGGGAGTGGATCGCCGACAGCTACCCGGCGCAGGCGGTCAACCTGCGCTCGGTGGCGGACGGCAACTTCGTCGTCGTCGACCGCACCGATGGCCGCCAGACCATCATCGCCGAGGTCGACTATTCGGCCGCCGCGCTCACCCTGTACGAGGGCGCGATCCACATGATCCAGTCGGAACCGTTCCAGGTGGAGCGTCTCGACTGGGACGGCCGCAAGGCCTATGTGCGCCGCACCCACGTCGACTACTACACCGACGCGATCGACTACACCAAGCTCAAGGTGCTCGACGAGGCCGAGAGCGCCACCGCGGGCGCAGGACTCGCACGGCATGGCGAAGTGCACGTGGTGCGGCGGGTGTCGGGCTACAAGAAGATCCGCTTCCACACCCACGAGAACATCGGCTACGGCCCGGTGAACCTGCCCGACCAGGAACTGCACACCACCGCGGCGTGGTGGCAGCTGCCGCAGGCGGTGCTGGACGCCGCGTTCGAAAGCCGGCAGCACGCACTCGACGGCTTTCTCGGCGCCGCGCATGCGCTGCACCTGGTCGCACAGCTGCTGGTGATGGCCGAGGCGCAGGACCTGCAGAAGGCGGTGGGCAGCGGCGACGGCGCGTGGTTCGCCAGTGCCGATGGCGCCGGTCGCGGGCAGTGGCGCAATGCGGAAGGCCAGCCGGGATCGCCGGACGACGTGCGCGGCTTCACCCCGACGCTGTACCTCTACGACAACTACCCCGGCGGCGTCGGCCTGTCGCTGCCGCTGTTCGAACGCCGCGCCGAACTGCATGCGCGCGCGGTGGAACTGGTGCGCGACTGCGGCTGCCGCGGCGGCTGCCCGGCCTGCGTGGGGCCGGTGCTGGAAGCGCAGGAAGGCGAGGGCGCCGATTCGCCGAAGCGCACCGCGCAACGCGTGCTCGCCCTGCTGGGCGCGGTCGACGCATGA
- a CDS encoding ribonuclease H-like domain-containing protein yields MPTIPAPARRADPAAQLRRLLNLRPQAPLRAAPAADRMLPGEQIAPGLYYTESWTPWPRGDDLVLHGIGQGEVERGRVLAFDTETTGLAGGTGTRAFMIGAADWHDGGLRLRQLLIATLAAETSMLRTFAGWLGEHTVLLSYNGKSYDRPLLTTRYRLARLADPLPACGHIDLLHPMRRRYRTVWPNCRLATAERELLGVVREDDLPGSQAPAAWLQYLRGGSAATLRRVGDHNAQDLRSLCGLLDAVADPA; encoded by the coding sequence ATGCCGACGATCCCCGCGCCCGCACGTCGCGCCGACCCCGCTGCGCAACTGCGGCGCCTGCTCAACCTGCGCCCGCAGGCACCGTTGCGCGCCGCACCCGCGGCGGACCGCATGCTGCCGGGCGAACAGATCGCGCCGGGGCTGTACTACACCGAAAGCTGGACCCCATGGCCGCGCGGCGACGATCTCGTGCTGCACGGCATCGGCCAGGGCGAGGTCGAACGCGGACGCGTGCTGGCCTTCGACACCGAGACCACCGGCCTGGCCGGCGGCACCGGCACCCGCGCCTTCATGATCGGCGCGGCCGACTGGCACGATGGTGGCCTGCGCCTGCGCCAGCTGCTGATCGCCACGCTCGCGGCCGAGACCAGCATGCTGCGGACGTTCGCCGGCTGGCTCGGCGAACACACGGTGCTGCTGTCCTACAACGGCAAGAGCTACGACCGCCCGCTGCTGACCACCCGCTACCGGCTGGCGCGACTGGCCGATCCACTGCCGGCCTGCGGCCATATCGACCTGCTGCACCCGATGCGCCGCCGCTACCGCACGGTGTGGCCGAACTGCCGCCTCGCCACCGCCGAGCGCGAACTGCTGGGCGTGGTGCGCGAGGACGATCTGCCGGGCTCGCAGGCACCCGCGGCCTGGCTGCAGTACCTGCGCGGCGGCAGCGCCGCTACCCTGCGCCGGGTCGGCGACCACAACGCACAGGACCTGAGGAGCCTGTGCGGGTTGCTCGACGCAGTGGCCGATCCGGCGTAG
- a CDS encoding DUF6766 family protein, whose translation MDAAAASFWRRNGLSLVLACMFITALCGQFVVGHRVSEAEHAREGRPPESLVEYASSGHFISATFENWESEFLQMGMYVLLTVWLRQRGSAESRPLDPAQEEERIDAGPTPRPVLAGGAWKALYANSLSLAFLALFLASFVLHLYGSWQDELAVRAAAGQPPIEVWQHLAGAEFWFESLQNWQSEFLAVLAIVVLSIFLRQDKSPESKPLRAPHRQTGT comes from the coding sequence ATGGATGCAGCAGCGGCATCGTTCTGGCGACGCAACGGCCTGTCACTGGTCCTCGCGTGCATGTTCATCACTGCGCTGTGCGGGCAGTTCGTCGTCGGGCATCGGGTTTCGGAGGCCGAACACGCGCGCGAGGGCCGGCCACCGGAGTCGCTGGTGGAATACGCCAGCAGCGGCCATTTCATCTCCGCGACCTTCGAGAACTGGGAAAGCGAATTCCTGCAGATGGGCATGTACGTGCTGCTGACGGTATGGCTGCGCCAGCGCGGATCGGCGGAGTCGCGGCCGCTCGATCCCGCGCAGGAAGAAGAGCGGATCGACGCGGGCCCGACGCCGCGACCGGTGCTGGCGGGCGGCGCCTGGAAAGCGCTGTACGCGAACTCGTTGTCACTGGCGTTCCTGGCCCTGTTCCTGGCCTCGTTCGTGCTGCACCTCTACGGCAGCTGGCAGGACGAACTCGCCGTCCGCGCGGCCGCGGGACAACCGCCCATCGAGGTCTGGCAGCACCTGGCCGGGGCGGAATTCTGGTTCGAGTCGCTGCAGAACTGGCAGAGCGAGTTCCTCGCGGTGCTGGCGATCGTAGTGCTGTCGATCTTCCTGCGCCAGGACAAGTCCCCGGAATCCAAGCCGCTGCGTGCGCCGCACCGGCAGACCGGCACGTAA
- a CDS encoding EAL domain-containing protein: MSSTTSCDACGEGRALPMPIAMAFQPIVDLASGEVHAYEALVRGADGASAFTVLAAIPDDRLYAFDQACRVTAIETAAALGMRQTLSINFLPNAVYQPENCIRRTLAAARRADWPLERILFEVAEREHVARPQHLLDILGAYRSMGFRTAIDDFGAGYAGLNLLAAFQPDLVKLDMALVRGIDGDRARRIIVDHATRMCVALGVAVVAEGVETRDEAAALRDLGIDLQQGYLYARPQLGALPEPVFAA; the protein is encoded by the coding sequence ATGTCCAGCACCACATCCTGCGACGCCTGCGGCGAAGGCCGCGCGCTGCCGATGCCGATCGCGATGGCTTTCCAGCCCATCGTCGACCTCGCCAGCGGCGAGGTGCATGCCTACGAGGCGCTGGTGCGCGGCGCCGATGGTGCGTCGGCGTTCACCGTGCTGGCGGCGATTCCCGACGACCGCCTGTATGCCTTCGACCAGGCCTGCCGGGTCACGGCGATCGAGACCGCCGCCGCGCTGGGCATGCGGCAGACGCTGTCGATCAACTTCCTGCCCAACGCGGTGTACCAGCCGGAGAACTGCATCCGCCGCACGCTTGCCGCCGCGCGCCGTGCCGACTGGCCGCTGGAACGCATCCTGTTCGAGGTCGCCGAACGCGAGCACGTGGCGCGCCCGCAGCACCTGCTCGACATCCTCGGCGCCTACCGCTCGATGGGCTTCCGCACCGCGATCGACGACTTCGGTGCCGGCTATGCCGGGCTGAACCTGCTGGCGGCGTTCCAGCCCGACCTGGTCAAGCTCGACATGGCACTGGTGCGCGGCATCGATGGCGACCGCGCGCGGCGGATCATCGTCGACCATGCGACGCGCATGTGCGTGGCGCTCGGCGTGGCGGTCGTGGCCGAAGGCGTGGAAACGCGCGACGAAGCGGCGGCACTGCGCGACCTCGGCATCGACCTGCAGCAGGGTTACCTGTACGCCCGCCCGCAACTCGGCGCACTGCCGGAGCCGGTGTTCGCGGCCTGA
- a CDS encoding glucan biosynthesis protein, with protein sequence MQRRDFLLATAIAAVLAGRGGGALAAPATAGPAQPFDDATVPALARATAAAPYQPPAQDLPASLEALGYDAYRDLRYRGDQALWAGRGLPSTAQFFHRGFLFPQRVEMYEVADGQATAIAFSPDLFDYGRQAPVAADAGFGFAGFRLHVAGGGRADGDELCAFLGASYFRAVAQGLAYGLSARGLALGTGDPGPEEFPLFRAFWLERPRAGSASTVVHALLDSPSVAGAYRLVITADGPRTRIEVEARLYPRVQLRAVGIAPLTSMFAFDASDRVGVDDYRPAVHDSDGLALWTGSGEQVWRALANPAALQVSGLQDRDPRGFGLMQRKRDFEDFLDTEADYERRPSLWVEPRDPWGEGEVHLVEIPTADEFHDNIVAAWRPAQPLAAGQESRWRYVLHWEAMHSWDPTLALVTATRAGAAFEDGVRLFVLDWHGGALDALADGVTPLLELSASAGEVRNAVVQRNPEDGQWRTSFELVPGAATAVELRARLHTGGRALGETWLYRWTS encoded by the coding sequence GTGCAGCGACGCGATTTCCTGCTGGCGACCGCCATTGCCGCCGTGCTTGCCGGGCGTGGTGGCGGCGCACTGGCCGCGCCCGCCACGGCCGGCCCCGCGCAGCCGTTCGACGATGCCACGGTGCCCGCACTGGCACGCGCCACGGCCGCCGCACCGTACCAGCCACCCGCGCAGGACCTGCCGGCGTCGCTGGAGGCACTGGGCTACGACGCCTATCGCGACCTGCGCTATCGCGGCGACCAGGCGTTGTGGGCCGGGCGTGGGCTGCCGTCCACCGCGCAGTTCTTCCATCGCGGTTTCCTGTTCCCGCAGCGGGTGGAGATGTACGAGGTCGCCGACGGCCAGGCCACCGCGATCGCGTTCTCGCCCGACCTGTTCGACTACGGCCGCCAGGCGCCGGTGGCTGCCGATGCCGGGTTCGGCTTCGCCGGCTTCCGCCTGCATGTCGCCGGCGGTGGCCGCGCCGATGGCGACGAACTGTGCGCGTTCCTCGGTGCGAGCTATTTCCGTGCGGTGGCGCAGGGGCTGGCGTACGGGCTGTCCGCACGCGGCCTCGCGCTGGGCACCGGCGATCCGGGCCCGGAGGAATTCCCGCTGTTCCGCGCGTTCTGGCTGGAGCGGCCACGGGCCGGCAGTGCATCGACGGTGGTCCACGCCCTGCTGGACAGCCCGAGCGTCGCCGGCGCCTACCGCTTGGTGATCACCGCGGACGGTCCGCGTACACGCATCGAGGTCGAAGCACGGCTGTATCCGCGGGTGCAGTTGCGCGCGGTCGGCATCGCTCCGCTGACCAGCATGTTCGCCTTCGATGCCAGCGACCGCGTGGGCGTGGACGATTACCGCCCCGCTGTGCACGACTCCGATGGCCTGGCCCTGTGGACCGGCAGCGGTGAACAGGTCTGGCGCGCGCTGGCCAATCCCGCGGCGCTGCAGGTCAGCGGCCTGCAGGACCGCGATCCGCGCGGCTTCGGGCTGATGCAGCGCAAGCGCGACTTCGAGGATTTCCTCGACACCGAGGCCGATTACGAGCGTCGCCCCAGCCTTTGGGTGGAGCCGCGCGACCCGTGGGGCGAGGGCGAGGTGCACCTGGTCGAAATCCCCACCGCCGACGAGTTCCACGACAACATCGTCGCCGCCTGGCGGCCGGCGCAGCCGCTGGCCGCGGGGCAGGAATCGCGCTGGCGCTACGTGTTGCACTGGGAGGCGATGCACAGCTGGGATCCCACGCTGGCACTGGTGACGGCCACCCGTGCAGGCGCCGCGTTCGAGGACGGCGTGCGCCTGTTCGTGCTCGACTGGCACGGTGGCGCACTCGACGCATTGGCCGATGGGGTGACGCCGCTGCTCGAGCTGTCGGCCAGTGCCGGCGAAGTGCGCAACGCCGTGGTCCAGCGCAATCCGGAGGATGGCCAGTGGCGCACCAGTTTCGAGCTCGTGCCCGGTGCGGCCACCGCCGTGGAGTTGCGTGCACGCTTGCATACCGGGGGCCGCGCGCTGGGCGAAACCTGGCTCTACCGGTGGACGTCGTGA